A genome region from Lutra lutra chromosome 11, mLutLut1.2, whole genome shotgun sequence includes the following:
- the LOC125080708 gene encoding 60S ribosomal protein L26-like, protein MKFNPFVTSDRSKNRKRHFNAPSHIHRKIMSSPLSKELRQKYNVRSMPIRKDDEVQAVQGHYKGQQIGKVIQVYRKKYIIYIERVQREKANGTTVHVGIHPSKVVITRLKLDKDRKKILERKAKSRQVGKEKGKYKEETIEKIQE, encoded by the coding sequence ATGAAGTTCAATCCCTTCGTGACTTCCGACCGGAGCAAGAACCGGAAGCGGCACTTCAACGCGCCGTCCCACATTCACAGGAAGATCATGTCCTCCCCTCTTTCCAAGGAGCTGAGGCAGAAGTACAACGTGCGCTCCATGCCCATCCGGAAGGATGACGAAGTGCAGGCTGTGCAAGGACACTACAAAGGTCAGCAGATTGGCAAGGTCATCCAGGTCTACAGGAAGAAGTACATCATCTACATTGAACGAGTGCAGCGAGAGAAGGCGAATGGCACAACCGTCCATGTGGGCATTCACCCTAGCAAGGTGGTTATCACTAGACTAAAACTGGACAAAGACCGCAAAAAGATCCTTGAACGGAAAGCCAAATCTCGccaagtaggaaaggaaaagggcaaaTACAAGGAAGAAACAATTGAGAAGATACAGGAGTAA